In Ignavibacteriota bacterium, the DNA window TCATGCGCATCTTGCCCGACACATGCGCGAGCACTTCATGCCCGTTGTCGAGCCGCACCTTGAACATGGCGTTCGGGAGCGTGTCGATGATGACGCCGTCGACGGTGATGTGTCCCTGCTTAGCCATTGTCTCTCGTAAAATGATCCGTGAGCGTCACCGCACCGTTGTCGGTGATGAGCACGGTATGTTCGAAATGCGCCGAGGCGGAGGCATCACGTGTGAGCACCGTCCATCCGTTCGACGCGATCCGCACCTGATAGCCGCCGTAATTCACCATCGGTTCGATGGCCAGCGTCATGCCGGGCTGCAATTCGGGTCCGGTTCCCGCGCGGCCGAAATTCGGCACGGGCGGATCTTCGTGAAGATTCTTGCCTATGCCGTGGCCCACGAGGTCGCGCACCACCGAGAACCCGTTCTCCTCGACATGCGCCTGTACCGCCGCCGAAACGTCGCCGAGACGCTTGCCCGGGGCCGCGCATTCAATGCCGCGGAACAGCGACTCGCGTGTCACCGCAAGCAGGCGCTCCTTCTCGGGCGTGCCCTTGCCGACGATCACGGTCATGGCGCCATCGCCGTACCAGCCGTTCTTCTCCACGCCCACATCGATCGAAACCATCTCGCCGTCCTGAATCACGCGCTCCCCGGGGATTCCATGCACGACTTCATCATCGATTGAGACGCACAGAGTGGACGGGAAAGCGGAGACCGAACGGGACGGCGCGGGATACCCCTTGAATGCCGGACGCCCGCCATTTGCGCGGATAAAGTCCTCGGCCATCGCATCCAGATCCGACAAACGCGCGCCCGCCTTGCAAAGCGGGGCAAGGAGGCGGTGCACATCCGAGACGATGCGGCAGCTCTCGCGCATGAGGTCGATTTCTTTCTGGTTCTTGCGATGAATCATGTGGATGTAGTAACCGGATAGCTCAGCTTCTTCCGAGTCGGCCGCGAATCTTGCCGCTCTTCATGAAGCCGTCGTAATGCCGCATCAGAAGATGCGATTCAATTTGCTGGAGTGTGTCGAGGGCAACACCTACGACGATCAGCAGACTGGTGCCGCCGAAGAAATGCGCGAATTCGGGTGTCACGTTCAGACGGATCATGAACGAGGGAAGCACCGCGATAAGGGCGAGGAATACGGATCCGGGAAGTGTGATCTTCGTCAGAATGTTCTCGATGTAATCGCGCGTGTGACCGCCCGGACGAATGCCGGGAATAAATCCACCCTGCTTCTTCATGTTGTCGCTCACATCCTGAGGATTGAACGAGATGGCGGTGTAGAAGTAGGTGAAGAACACGATCATCGTCGCGTAGAGCACGACATACAGCACGGAGTCGATCTGGAACCAGATCGCGATCGTCTGCATGAACTCACTCTCGGGGAAGAACATCGTGATCGTTTCGGGGATGAACATGATGGACTGCGCGAAGATGATAGGCATGACGCCTGCGGTGTTGACACGCAGGGGAATGTACTGGGTCACACCACCGTACACCTTTCGTCCGACAACACGTTTCGCGTATTGCACGGGGATGCGCCGCGTGCCCTGGGTCACCATGATCACACCCGCGGTGATAAACACCATCGCGATGATGATGATGATCTCGATGATGATGTTCTCGCCGCGTGCAAATTCGGCGATGGTCGCATGCGGGAGACGCGCGACGATGCCGATAAAAATGATGAGTGAGATACCGTTGCCGATACCCCGGTCGGTGATCTGCTCTCCTATCCACATAAGGAACATCGTTGCGGCCGCAAGCACGATCATGGTGGAGATCGCGAAGAAGATGCCCTGCACTTCAGGCGGGACAATGGGCATGCCGTTGTTCGGAAGGGTCATATTCTGAAGGCGCACGTTGACGCCCCAGCCCTGCAGCGCCGCGATGACGATGGTGCCATACCGCGTGTACTGGGTGATCTTTTTCCTGCCCTCTTCGCCGCCCTCTTTCTGCAGCTTCTGGAAATACGGCACCACGGCGCCGAGAAGCTGGATGATGATCGAGGCGGTGATGTACGGCATGATGCCGAGCGAGAAGATGGCAGCGTTCTTGAACGCGCCGCCCACAAAGAGGTCGAAGAGTCCGAAGAGGCCGCCGCCCTGGCCCTGCTGCGATTCGATGAGACTCGCGAGCGCCGAGGCGTTGACGCCCGGGAGGGTGACATGCGCGCCGAAGCGCACAATGATAAGCAGGGCGATGGTGAACAGGATCCGCTGACGCAGTTCCTGTATCTTGAACATGTTCCGAAATGTTTCCGCAAATCCAGCCATGGGAATTCCGCGATTACGCTGTGACTACGGTGGCGCTTCCGCCGGCCGCTTCAATCTTCTCTTTCGCCGATGCGCTGAATGCATGCGCCGTTACGGTGAGCTTGCTGGCCAGATCGCCGTTACCGAGGATCTTGACAAGCGAACGCCTGGTCGACACGATGCCGAGCGAATAGAGAAGTTCCGGTGTTATGATACCGTCCGCGATCTTGCCGTCCGCGTGCAGTTTCTCGAGCCGTGACACGTTCACGGGCACGTATTCCTG includes these proteins:
- the infA gene encoding translation initiation factor IF-1 gives rise to the protein MAKQGHITVDGVIIDTLPNAMFKVRLDNGHEVLAHVSGKMRMNFIRILQGDKVTVELSPYDLSKGRITYRYK
- the map gene encoding type I methionyl aminopeptidase yields the protein MIHRKNQKEIDLMRESCRIVSDVHRLLAPLCKAGARLSDLDAMAEDFIRANGGRPAFKGYPAPSRSVSAFPSTLCVSIDDEVVHGIPGERVIQDGEMVSIDVGVEKNGWYGDGAMTVIVGKGTPEKERLLAVTRESLFRGIECAAPGKRLGDVSAAVQAHVEENGFSVVRDLVGHGIGKNLHEDPPVPNFGRAGTGPELQPGMTLAIEPMVNYGGYQVRIASNGWTVLTRDASASAHFEHTVLITDNGAVTLTDHFTRDNG
- the secY gene encoding preprotein translocase subunit SecY, which codes for MAGFAETFRNMFKIQELRQRILFTIALLIIVRFGAHVTLPGVNASALASLIESQQGQGGGLFGLFDLFVGGAFKNAAIFSLGIMPYITASIIIQLLGAVVPYFQKLQKEGGEEGRKKITQYTRYGTIVIAALQGWGVNVRLQNMTLPNNGMPIVPPEVQGIFFAISTMIVLAAATMFLMWIGEQITDRGIGNGISLIIFIGIVARLPHATIAEFARGENIIIEIIIIIAMVFITAGVIMVTQGTRRIPVQYAKRVVGRKVYGGVTQYIPLRVNTAGVMPIIFAQSIMFIPETITMFFPESEFMQTIAIWFQIDSVLYVVLYATMIVFFTYFYTAISFNPQDVSDNMKKQGGFIPGIRPGGHTRDYIENILTKITLPGSVFLALIAVLPSFMIRLNVTPEFAHFFGGTSLLIVVGVALDTLQQIESHLLMRHYDGFMKSGKIRGRLGRS
- the rplO gene encoding 50S ribosomal protein L15; translated protein: MNHLGNLHYADGSRKKKKRIGRGQGSGRGGTSTKGHKGAQSRAGYKRKLGFEGGQMPLHRRLPKFGFTNPNRQEYVPVNVSRLEKLHADGKIADGIITPELLYSLGIVSTRRSLVKILGNGDLASKLTVTAHAFSASAKEKIEAAGGSATVVTA